One genomic segment of Pradoshia eiseniae includes these proteins:
- the hisH gene encoding imidazole glycerol phosphate synthase subunit HisH produces MIGIIDYGMGNLFSVNNALNRLGAETIISGEPKVLASCEGLILPGVGAFPDAMAELRKQGLDVFLKEYTASGKPLLGICLGMQLLFESSDEHGFSTGLGFLKGHIAKFSGIDREGNRYKVPHMGWNKLHFQKEHPLFAGLKEDYVYFVHSYYAEVGNRSELLATAAYDVEVPGIVGYGNVLGMQFHPEKSGQMGKALLQNYIKLVEEKERLIQ; encoded by the coding sequence TTGATCGGCATTATTGACTATGGAATGGGAAATTTATTTAGTGTGAACAACGCATTGAATCGGCTAGGAGCAGAAACGATTATCAGCGGAGAACCAAAGGTGCTCGCCTCCTGTGAGGGACTGATTTTGCCAGGTGTTGGAGCATTCCCGGATGCGATGGCAGAACTTCGGAAGCAGGGGCTTGATGTCTTTTTAAAGGAATACACAGCAAGCGGCAAGCCGCTGCTTGGCATCTGCTTAGGGATGCAGCTCTTGTTTGAAAGCAGTGATGAGCATGGTTTTTCGACAGGCCTTGGATTTTTGAAAGGACATATCGCGAAGTTCTCTGGGATTGACCGGGAAGGGAATAGGTATAAGGTTCCCCATATGGGGTGGAATAAGCTTCATTTTCAAAAGGAGCATCCCTTATTTGCTGGGCTTAAAGAGGACTATGTCTATTTTGTCCATTCCTATTATGCGGAGGTGGGCAATCGTTCCGAGCTTCTGGCTACTGCTGCTTATGATGTAGAGGTTCCAGGCATCGTCGGTTATGGCAACGTTTTGGGAATGCAATTCCATCCCGAAAAGAGCGGCCAGATGGGGAAAGCGCTGCTCCAGAATTACATCAAGTTAGTCGAAGAGAAGGAGAGGCTTATCCAATGA
- the hisA gene encoding 1-(5-phosphoribosyl)-5-[(5-phosphoribosylamino)methylideneamino]imidazole-4-carboxamide isomerase: MTKSFTIYPAIDMRGGRCVRLLQGDYEQETVYGDSPFDMAKSFAEMGASWIHMVDLDGAKEGSLVNDSYVLKAAQELKDVSIQIGGGIRSERQVNHYLENGVARVILGSIAVREPAFAEEMIQKYPGQIAIGLDGKSGKVATDGWLETSEWTVLDLGKYFADKGAEWFIFTDIANDGMLSGPNVSATAELARITGKNVIASGGMSRLEDIAALKQHQSAGIEGVIIGKALYENRFTLPEALLEAEGKA, translated from the coding sequence ATGACAAAATCATTTACCATCTACCCCGCGATTGATATGAGGGGAGGGCGCTGTGTCCGCCTTCTGCAGGGAGATTATGAACAAGAAACTGTTTATGGTGATTCACCGTTCGATATGGCAAAATCCTTTGCAGAAATGGGAGCTTCATGGATTCATATGGTTGACTTGGATGGGGCGAAGGAAGGCTCGCTTGTGAATGATTCCTATGTTCTGAAAGCGGCTCAGGAGCTAAAGGATGTCTCCATCCAAATCGGCGGAGGAATCAGAAGTGAGAGGCAGGTCAACCATTATCTTGAGAACGGTGTGGCTCGCGTGATATTAGGGAGCATTGCTGTTAGAGAACCAGCATTTGCTGAAGAGATGATTCAGAAATATCCCGGCCAAATCGCCATTGGTTTGGATGGCAAGAGCGGAAAGGTCGCGACAGATGGCTGGCTTGAGACGAGTGAGTGGACCGTGCTAGATTTAGGGAAGTATTTTGCCGACAAGGGTGCGGAGTGGTTTATATTCACCGATATAGCTAATGATGGCATGCTGAGCGGCCCGAATGTAAGTGCAACGGCTGAATTAGCCCGTATTACCGGTAAAAATGTGATTGCCTCTGGCGGGATGAGTCGTCTTGAGGATATTGCTGCTTTGAAGCAGCATCAATCGGCTGGAATTGAGGGAGTGATTATCGGTAAAGCATTGTACGAAAATCGATTCACTCTCCCAGAAGCCTTGCTGGAAGCGGAGGGGAAAGCATGA
- the hisF gene encoding imidazole glycerol phosphate synthase subunit HisF: MITKRIIPCLDVKEGRVVKGIQFLGLQDAGDPVELAQMYDDQGADELVFLDISASHEGRKTMVEVVKKAASVLSIPFTVGGGINTVEDMRTILRSGADKVSVNTAAVLRPQLIAEGAAYFGNQCIVLAIDAKYDSEFGGYRVYTHGGRKPTELNAIDWAKQAVALGAGEILLTSMDKDGEKSGFHLELTRAVSEAVTVPVIASGGAGGMEDFAPVFTEGKADAALAASIFHYKETSVQEVKSRLKEQGVHVR; this comes from the coding sequence ATGATTACGAAGCGCATTATACCTTGCTTGGATGTAAAAGAAGGCCGTGTTGTCAAAGGAATCCAGTTTCTCGGATTGCAGGATGCCGGCGATCCGGTCGAGCTTGCCCAAATGTATGATGACCAAGGAGCCGACGAGCTGGTGTTCCTCGATATCTCTGCCTCCCATGAAGGACGGAAAACGATGGTCGAGGTGGTGAAGAAAGCCGCCTCTGTCCTCAGTATTCCTTTTACAGTTGGCGGCGGAATTAACACTGTCGAAGATATGAGAACCATCCTCCGCTCTGGAGCGGACAAGGTTTCCGTTAATACGGCAGCTGTCCTGCGTCCGCAGCTGATTGCGGAAGGAGCTGCATACTTCGGCAATCAGTGCATTGTCCTAGCGATTGATGCTAAATATGATTCTGAATTCGGCGGCTATCGCGTGTACACCCATGGCGGACGAAAACCGACGGAACTCAATGCAATTGACTGGGCCAAACAGGCCGTGGCACTAGGCGCTGGAGAGATTCTCCTTACCAGTATGGATAAGGACGGTGAAAAAAGCGGGTTCCATCTCGAATTGACACGTGCGGTCAGCGAAGCTGTGACCGTGCCTGTTATTGCCTCAGGAGGAGCGGGAGGCATGGAGGATTTCGCTCCAGTCTTCACCGAAGGAAAAGCCGATGCGGCGCTTGCGGCGTCAATCTTTCATTATAAAGAAACAAGTGTTCAAGAAGTGAAAAGCAGACTGAAAGAACAAGGGGTGCATGTAAGATGA
- the hisIE gene encoding bifunctional phosphoribosyl-AMP cyclohydrolase/phosphoribosyl-ATP diphosphatase HisIE yields the protein MNGLKFDEAGLLPAIVQDANTKEVLTLAYMNEESLAKTLETRETWFYSRSRKELWHKGETSGNTQKVQEIMYDCDKDALVVKVIPTGPACHTGTVSCFTEKLLEGEELEASGAAGSSYLNELERIIARRDAERPEGSYTTYLFEEGVDKILKKVGEEAAEVIIAAKNRDVNELKWEVSDLFFHVLVLLREQGLPYSEIEKNLRERHADKIQNKDFKG from the coding sequence ATGAACGGATTGAAATTTGACGAAGCCGGGCTGCTGCCTGCGATTGTCCAAGACGCAAATACGAAAGAGGTACTAACGCTTGCCTACATGAATGAGGAGTCTTTGGCGAAAACGCTTGAAACGCGAGAAACCTGGTTCTACAGCCGTTCCCGCAAGGAGCTATGGCATAAAGGAGAAACGAGCGGAAACACGCAAAAGGTGCAGGAAATCATGTATGACTGTGACAAGGACGCCCTCGTTGTAAAGGTCATCCCGACCGGTCCGGCCTGCCATACCGGCACTGTCAGCTGTTTCACAGAGAAGCTGCTTGAAGGTGAGGAACTGGAAGCCTCAGGGGCAGCGGGGTCTAGCTACCTTAATGAGCTTGAACGGATCATTGCCCGCCGCGATGCCGAACGTCCAGAAGGCTCTTATACCACCTACCTTTTCGAAGAAGGTGTCGATAAAATCCTGAAAAAAGTTGGTGAAGAAGCCGCAGAGGTCATCATCGCAGCCAAAAACCGCGATGTGAATGAATTGAAATGGGAAGTATCCGATCTCTTCTTCCATGTGCTTGTCCTCTTACGTGAACAAGGATTGCCCTATTCCGAAATTGAAAAGAATCTGCGTGAACGACATGCAGATAAGATTCAAAACAAAGACTTTAAAGGCTGA